The stretch of DNA AGCAGCCGCCGCGCGGCCTCGTTCATGGCCTCGACGTCGAGGGGCCAGTCGTGCCACAGGACGTGGCCCCGCAGCAGCGGGTCGACACCGCCGGGGTTGTCGGTGACGCGGTAGGCGTACCGGCGCCAGACGGCCGAGAACCGGGCGTTGAAGCCGCTGGGCGCGGGCCGCAGCGCCCACACCCGCACATCCCTGGGGAGCCGCCCGGCGAGTCGCTTGAGCAGCTTCTCGTGGTGCTCGCGCCAGACACGCTCGGGCAGGTCCACGTGCGCCACCTGGCCCCGCGCGTGCACCCCGGCGTCGGTCCGTCCGGCCACGGTCAGCTCGTACGTCTCCACGGACCGCGTGACCGTGCGCAGCGCGTCCTCGATCTCCCCCTGCACGGTCCGCCTGCCGCCGGCCTGCTTGGCCCAGCCGTGGAAGGCGGTGCCGTCGTAGGACAGGTCGAGACGGACGCGGACATGACCGGGCTGTACTTCGTCACTCACGTGCAGATCCTCTCAGGGCGGATCCCTCGGAAAAAAACGTGAAAGCGGGCCCGCCCCGAAGGGCGGACCCGCTTCCGGCGTCAGGCAGAGCCTCAGGCGTCCTTCGACTCCTCGGCGGCGGCCTCCTCGGCCGGGGCCTCGGTGGTCTCCTGAGCCTTGGCCTCCTCGGCCTCCTTGACCGCACGCTTGGTGGCGGCCTCGGCCTCACCCACGGCGTTCTGCTGCACCGTCAGCGCCTCGACCAGCTCGATCACGGCCATGGGCGCGTTGTCGCCACGGCGGTTGCCGATCTTGGTGATGCGGGTGTAGCCACCCGGACGGTTCTCGTAACGCGGGCCGATCTCGGTGAAGAGCGTGTGGACGATGCTCTTGTCCGTGATGACCTGGAGCACCTGGCGGCGGTTGTGAAGGTCGCCCTTCTTCGCCTTGGTGACCAGACGCTCGGCGTACGGGCGCAGGCGGCGGGCCTTCGCCTCGGTGGTGGTGATGCGGCCGTGCTCGAACAGCGCCTTCGCGAGGTTCGCGAGGAGCAGCTTCTCGTGCGCGGCGCTGCCGCCCAGACGGGCACCCTTGGCGGGCTTCGGCATGGTTCTTCTCCTAGTTGTCTGCCCCGGCCGTATCAGGTACCGGGGTCAGTATCCGAGCGAGCGGTCGCCCGTCGGAGATCCAGATGCTCCCGAAGGGGCATCTGGAAGGGATGCGGGGCCGCTACATTATGCGGCTCCGCCGTGCGGGCGCGGCCGGCCACAGCCGGCCCGCAGTCACAGTACGGCCTCCTCGCGGAGCGCTCAGTACTGCTCGGTCTCGACGAAACCGGCGTCCGCGTCGTCGTCGGCGCCGAACGCGTCCGCCGCGGCGGTCGGGTCGAATCCGGGCGGGCTGTCCTTCAGGGCCAGGCCCATGCCGGCCAGCTTCGCCTTGACCTCGTCGATGGACTTCGCACCGAAGTTGCGGATGTCCAGCAGGTCGGCCTCGGAGCGCGCCAGGAGCTCACCCACCGAGTGGACGCCCTCACGCTTGAGGCAGTTGTAGGAGCGGACCGTGAGCTCCAGCTCCTCGATCGGCAGCGCCATGTCGGCGGCCAGGGCGGCGTCCGTCGGGGACGGGCCCATGTCGATGCCCTCGGCGTCGATGTTCAGCTCGCGGGCCAGACCGAACAGCTCCACCAGGGTCTTGCCGGCGGACGCCAGGGCGTCACGCGGACGCATGGCCTGCTTGGTCTCGACGTCGACGATCAGCTTGTCGAAGTCGGTGCGCTGCTCGACACGCGTGGCCTCGACCTTGTACGTGACCTTCAGCACCGGCGAGTAGATCGAGTCGACCGGGATACGGCCGATCTCCTGACCCACCTGCTTGTTCTGCACGGCGGAGACGTAGCCGCGACCGCGCTCGACGGTCAGCTCCATCTCCAGCTTGCCCTTGCCGTTGAGCGTGGCGAGGACCAGATCGGGGTTGTGCACCTCGACACCGGCGGGCGGCGCGATGTCGGCGGCGGTGACCAGACCCGGGCCCTGCTTGCGCAGGTACATCACGACCGGCTCGTCGTGCTCCGAGGAGACGACCAGCTGCTTGATGTTGAGGATCAGGTCGGTGACGTCCTCCTTGACGCCCGGCACGGTGGTGAACTCGTGCAGGACGCCGTCGACGCGGATGCTGGTGACAGCAGCGCCGGGAATCGACGACAGGAGGGTGCGGCGGAGAGAGTTGCCGAGGGTGTAGCCGAAGCCCGGCTCCAGCGGCTCGATCACGAACCGGGAGCGGAACTCGTCGACGACCTCTTCGGTCAACGAGGGTCGCTGAGCGATCAGCATGTGTGGATCAGATCCTTCAGTCGTGGGCGCCCGCTATATGACGCCCGACAGGGCCGCACCAGAAAAATGGTGCGGGTACTGCAAGGGTACGGGCGGCACGGCCCAAAAGGGCCGTACCGCCCGGAAACCGGCGTGAAGCAGCCGTGCTCAGACGCGGCGGCGCTTCGGCGGGCGGCAGCCGTTGTGCGGGGTCGGGGTGACGTCCTGGATGGAGCCGACCTCGAGACCGGTGGCCTGCAGGGAGCGGATCGCGGTCTCACGGCCGGAGCCCGGACCCTTGACGAACACGTCGACCTTGCGCATGCCGTGCTCCTGGGCGCGGCGGGCGGCCGACTCGGCGGCCATCTGCGCGGCGAACGGCGTGGACTTCCGGGAGCCCTTGAAGCCGACGTGGCCGGCGGAGGCCCAGGAGATCACGTTGCCGGACGGGTCGGTGATCGAAACGATGGTGTTGTTGAACGTGCTCTTGATGTGCGCGTGGCCGTGAGCGACGTTCTTCTTTTCCTTGCGGCGCACCTTCTTGGCAGCGCCCTGACGTCCCTTGGGGGGCATGTCGAAAACTCCTACGGGAGGTGGTCGGTCCTACAGCGAAGACCGCTGGACGGCGAGTGTCGCTGCGGACTACTTCTTGCCCGGCTTCTTCTTGCCGGCGATGGCGCGACGCGGGCCCTTGCGGGTGCGGGCGTTGGTGCTGGTGCGCTGACCGCGGACGGGCAGACCGCGGCGGTGACGCAGACCCTGGTAGCAGCCGATCTCGACCTTGCGGCGGATGTCGGCCTGGATCTCGCGACGGAGGTCACCCTCGGTCTTGATGTTGTTGTCGACGTACTCGCGGATCGCGACGAGCTGCTCCTCGGAGAGGTCGCGAACGCGGGTGTTCGGGTCGACGTCGGTGGCGGCCAGCGTCTGCTGGGAGAGGGTCCGGCCGATGCCGAACACGTAGGTGAGGGCGACCTCCACGCGCTTTTCGCGCGGGATGTCAACACCGGAAACGCGTGCCATTCAATGGCTCCAGTTGATCTTCGGAGGTCTTCCGCAGGACCGATTCCCGGCCGCCGTACCAGGTACGAACCGGGTCCCCGGCCTCCGAACCGGGGGTGTCGAGCCGCGCTGCGACTCGGGTCCTGCGTATGAACATATTCAGCTCGCGTCGCGCGAATCTCTGCGATAGGAGTGCAGAGGGTGCGGTCGGTTGTGCGTCAGCCCTGGCGCTGCTTGTGGCGCGGGTTGTCGCAGATGACCATGACCCGGCCGTGACGGCGGATCACCCTGCACTTGTCGCAGATCTTCTTGACGCTCGGCTTGACCTTCATGGGATGTGAGGTTCTCCGGGTCAGTTGCCGGCGGCCCCCCGATGGAACGTGGGACCTGGGCAAGATCTACTTGTACCGGTAGACGATCCGGCCACGCGTGAGGTCGTACGGAGAAAGCTCCACCACGACCCGGTCGTCAGGGAGGATGCGGATGTAGTGCATGCGCATCTTGCCGCTGATGTGTGCCAGGACCTGGTGGCCGTTCTGGAGCTCGACCCTGAACATGGCGTTCGGCAGAGACTCGACGACAGTGCCCTCGATCTCGATGGCACCTTGCTTCTTGGCCACGCTTTGCCCTTCGAATCGACTACCTTGATCGACTCCATGTCCCGCATGCGGACATGCGAATACATGAGAGCCGACGAGACAGTCTACGTCAGCCCTCTGCGAAAGACGAATCGAGAAAGTCTGCCCCAGCTTCGAGATCATCATGCGGCCGGGTCCGACCCGGACCGGCGGCCGTAAGGCGGGCGGGGCCTTTTCAGGCCAGCGGGTCCGGCGCGGCCGTGATGCCGTACTCGGCCAGCTTCGCCTTGCCGCCGTCCGGGGCCGTCAGGACCAGGGGACCCTGTTCGGTCAGGGCCACCGAGTGCTCCCAGTGGGAGGACCAGGTGCCGTCCGTGGTGATGACCGTCCAGTCGTCCTCGAGGACGTGGGTCTTCGGGGTGCCCAGGGAGACCATGGGCTCGATGGCCAGGCAGAAGCCGGGGACCAGCTTCGGGCCCTTGCCGCGCCGCCGGTCGACGTAGTTGAGCAGGTGCGGGTCCATGTGCATCTCGGTGCCGATGCCGTGGCCGCCGTAGTCCTCGATGATCCCGTAGCGACCGCCGCCCGGCTTCGGCTGGCGGCGGATGTACGTCTCGACGGCCCGGGAGATGTCGACCAGCCGGTTGCCCTGCTTCATGGCAGCGATGCCGGCCCACATCGACTCCTCGGTCACCCGGGAGAGCTCGACCAGCTCCGGGGAGTGACCGGAGCCGACGAACGCGGTGAAGGCCGCGTCGCCGTGCCAGCCGTCGATGATCGCGCCGCAGTCGATGGAGATGACGTCCCCGTCCTTGAGGACGACGTCGTCGGACGGGATGCCGTGGACGACGACCTCGTTCACGGAGGTGCAGATCGTCGCGGGGAAGCCGCCGTAGCCGAGGAAGTTGGGCTTGGCGTTGTGCTCGGCGAGCACCTTGCGGGCCACCTGGTCCAGGTCCTTGGTGGTCGCCCCGGGCACGGCCGCCTCCCGGGTGGCCGCGTGGATGGCGGCCACGACCAGCCCCGCCGCACGCATCTTGGCGATCTGCTCGGGGGACTTGATCTGCACCATGGGGACTACGGCCTTTCTGGGACCGGAAGGAAGAGGAACGCCTTCGACAAGGACGGACGCGTTCAACAATACGGGGAAGCGGAACCGGGCCCGTCCAGCATGCGGGAACAAGGCCGTGCAGGCCGGTGCGGGCGTCCGGGGACGCGACCGCACCGGGGACGACCGCACCGGCGCCGTGCACACGTCGGCCGCGGTCCCCAGGGGGAACCGCGGCCGAGCAGCGCGGCTAGTCGCGCTTCAGCGCCTCCAGCGCGCGCTGCGTGATCTCGTCCACCGGGCCGAGCGAGGAGATCGTCACGACCAGGCCCTGCGCCCGGTAGTAGTCGATGATCGGCTCGGTCTGCGTGTGGTAGACCTCCAGCCGCTTGCGCACGGTCTCCTCGGAGTCGTCGTCCCGCTGGTACAGCTCACCGCCGCAGACGTCGCAGACGCCTTCCTTCTTCGGCGGGCTGTACGTCTCGTGGAAGACGTGCGCCGAGTCGTTGCAACAGGTGCGGCGACCCGCGATGCGCTTGACGACCTCGCCCTCGGGGACCTCGAGGTCGAGGACCGCGTCCAGCTTCATGCCCTCGCCCTGGAGCAGCTTGTCCAGCGCCTCGGCCTGCGACACATTGCGCGGGAAACCGTCCAGCAGGAAGCCGCCCTCGGCGTCGGGCTGCTCCATGCGGTCCTTGGCCATCGCGATGGTGACCTCGTCGGGCACCAGGTTTCCGGCGTCCATGTAGGACTTCGCGAGCTTGCCGAGCTCCGTCTGCCGACTGATGTTGGCGCGGAACAGGTCACCGGTGGAGATGTGCGGAATGCTCAGCTTCCCGGCCAGGCGCGTGGCCTGTGTTCCTTTGCCGGCACCCGGCGGTCCGACGAGGACGATTCGCATCAGCGGAGGAACCCTTCATAATTGCGCTGCTGGAGCTGGCTCTCGATCTGCTTCACCGTCTCGAGTCCGACACCCACGATGATGAGGATGCTGGTCCCGCCGAAGGGGAAGTTCTGGTTCGCCCCGAAGCCGACCAACGCCATTGTCGGTACGAGAGCGATCAGGCCCAGATACAGCGAACCCGGCCAGGTGATCCGGTTGAGCACGTACGAAAGGTACTCAGCGGTCGGTCGGCCAGCCCGGATGCCCGGGATGAAGCCACCATACTTCTTCATGTTGTCGGCGACTTCTTCGGGGTTGAAGGAGATCGCCACATAGAAGAAGGCGAAGAACACGATGAGCAGGAAGTACATCGTGATGTAGATCGGGTGGTCGCCCTTGGTCAGGTTCTGCTGAACCCAGGTCTTCCATCCGGAGTTACCCCCGGAGAACTGGGCGATGAGCGCCGGAATGTAGAGCAGCGACGACGCGAAGATGACGGGGATCACGCCCGCCTGGTTGACCTTCAACGGGATGTACGTCGACGTACCACCGTAGGAACGGCGGCCGATCATGCGCTTGGCGTACTGCACCGGAATTCGCCGCTGTGCCTGTTCGACGAAGACAACCAGGCCGACCATGACCAGGCCGACGAGGATGACGGTGCCGAATTCGATCCAGCCCTCGGCGAGCTTGCCCTGCTTCTTGATGGCCCACAGAGCGGACGGGAAAGTGGCGGCGATCGAGATGAACATCAGGATCGACATGCCGTTGCCGATACCGCGGTCGGTGATGAGCTCACCGAGCCACATGACCGTGGCCGTGCCGGCGGTCATGACGATCACCATGACGATCGTGTTGAAGATCGCCTGGTTCGGGACGATGTTCCCGGCCGCCGAGCACCCGGAGAACAGGGCGCCGCTGCGGGCGGTGGCCACCAGGCCGGTGCCCTGGAGGATGGCCAGCGCGACCGTCAGGTAACGGGTGTACTGGGTGATCTTCGCGGTGCCGGACTGGCCCTCCTTCTTGAGGGCCTCCAACCGCGGGATCACCACGGTCAGCAGCTGAAGGATGATGCTCGCCGTGATGTACGGCATGATGCCCAGCGCGAAGATCGTGATCTGCAGCAGCGCACCGCCGCTGAACATGTTCACGAGGCCGAAGAGACCCTGGTTGCCCGAGGCCTCGCTGACACACTGCTGAACGGCCTTGTAGTTGACACCCGGGATCGGAATGTGGGTACCGACGCGGTACACCACGATGATGCCGAGCGTGAAGAGCAGCTTCTTGCGCAGGTCGGGCGTCCTGAACGCCCGGGCGAAGCCGGTGAGCACGGTGCCTCCTGCGACCCCGCGCAAGTGCGTCAGGGTGACGGTGGTGAGGTTCGACGATAAATAACGGTGCAGGCCACCTTACCGGCGATACTGCCTCCCGTGGAACGACCAACCGGGGATACCTCATTGTGAGGTACCCCCGGTCGGGACCGCTTTACGTCATCGGGCTCAGACGAGCTCGGTGACAGAACCGCCGGCGGCGGTGATCTTCTCCTTGGCGGAGCCGGAGACGGCGTCCACCGTCACCTGCAGCGCCACGGAGACCTCGCCCTGGCCGAGGACCTTGACGAGGCTGTTCTTGCGAACGGCACCCTTGGCCACCAGGTCCTCGACCGTGACCTCGCCACCCTCGGGGTAGAGCGCGGCCAGCTTGTCGAGGTTCACGACCTGGAACTCGGTCTTGAACGGGTTCTTGAAGCCCTTCAGCTTCGGGAGGCGCATGTGGAGCGGCATCTGGCCGCCCTCGAAGCTCTCCGGAACCTGGTAGCGGGCCTTGGTGCCCTTGGTACCACGACCGGCCGTCTTACCCTTCGACGCCTCACCACGACCGACACGGGTCTTGGCGGTCTTGGCGCCCGGGGCGGGACGGAGGTTGTGGATCTTCAGCGGGTTCTGCTCCGCCATGATCAGTCGACCTCCTCGACCGTCACGAGGTGGCGGACGGTGTGCACCATGCCGCGGAACTCGGGGCGGTCCTCCTTGACGACCACGTCACCCAGGCGCTTCAGGCCCAGGGTACGCAGGGTGTCACGGTGGTTCTGCTTGCTGCCGATGTAGGACTTCGTCTGCGTGATCTTGAGCTGCGCCATCACGCACCCGCCCCTGCACGCGCACGCAGCAGAGCCGCGGGAGCGACGTCCTCGAGCGGCAGACCACGGCGGGCCGCGACCTCCTCGGGGCGCTGCAGGCCCTTCAGGGCCTGCACGGTCGCGTGCACGATGTTGATCTGGTTGTCGGAGCCGAGCGACTTCGACAGGATGTCGTGGATACCGGCGCACTCGAGCACGGCGCGCACCGGGCCACCGGCGATAACGCCGGTACCGGGGGACGCGGGCTTGAGCAGCACGACGCCGGCAGCCTTCTCACCCTGGATCGGGTGCGGGATGGTGCCCTGGATCCGGGGGACCTTGAAGAAGTGCTTCTTGGCCTCCTCAACGCCCTTGGCGATGGCGGCCGGCACCTCCTTGGCCTTGCCGTATCCGACACCCACGGTGCCGTCACCGTCGCCCACCACGACCAGCGCGGTGAAGCTGAAGCGACGACCACCCTTCACAACCTTGGCGACGCGGTTGATCGCGACAACGCGCTCAACGTACGCGGTCTTCTCGGCGGCAGCTGCGCCGCCGTCACGGCCCTTCCGGTCCCGCCGCTCGCCGCCACCGGCACCGCCACCGCGGCGCTGGGGTCCAGCCATTGGAATTACCTCTCTCTGTTTCCGCTAGCTCGGAACCGGCTCAGAACTTCAGGCCGGCTTCGCGGGCGGCGTCCGCCAGGGCGGCGATGCGCCCGGCGTACTGGTTGCCACCACGGTCGAACACGACAGCCTCGACACCGGCGGCCTTGGCACGCTCGGCGACCAGGGCGCCGACCTGCTTGGCCTGCGCCGACTTGTCGCCCTCGCCACCGCGGACCGACGTGTCCAGCGTGGACGCCGACGCCAGGGTGTGGCCCTTGAGGTCGTCGATCACCTGCGCCACGATGTGGCGGTTCGAGCGGGTCACGACCAGACGGGGACGCTCCGCCGTACCGGAGATCCGCTTGCGGATCCGGATGTGACGGCGCTTGATCGCGGCGCGCTTGTAGGCGTCGCCCTTGAGGATCTTCTGCCCGTATGCCATGGCTTACTTACCCGCCTTTCCGACCTTGCGGCGGATGACTTCGCCCTCGTACTTGACGCCCTTGGCCTTGTACGGGTCGGGCTTGCGCAGCTTGCGGATGTTGGCCGCAACCTCGCCGACCTTCTGCTTGTCGATGCCCTCGACCTGGAAGCGGGTCGGGGTCTCCACCTTGAAGGTGATGCCCTCGGGCGCCTCGATGGTGATCGGGTGGCTGTAGCCGAGCGCGAACTCCAGGTTCGAACCCTTGGCCGTCACGCGGTAACCGACACCGCTGATCTCGAGCTTCTTCACGTAACCCTGGGTCACGCCGGTGATCATGTTCGCCACCAGCGTGCGGGACAGGCCGTGCAGGGCCTTGTTCTGACGCTCGTCGTTGGGGCGGGTCACCTGCAGGGTGCCGTCCTCGCCCTTGGCGATCTCGATCGGCGCCACGACGGTGTGGGTCAGCGTGCCCTTGGGGCCCTTGACCGCGACCGTACGGCCGTCGATGGTGACGTCCACGCCGGCGGGAACCGCGATGGGGAGCTTGCCGATGCGCGACATAGCTGTTTCCTCCGTTCCCTTCCGCTACCAGACGTAGGCGAGGACTTCCCCACCCACGCCCTTCTTGCCGGCCTGCTTGTCGGTGAGGAGCCCGTGGGACGTGGAGATGATCGCCACGCCGAGGCCGCCGAGCACCTTCGGCAGGTTGGTGGACTTCGCGTACACCCGGAGACCGGGCTTGGAGATCCGCTTGATGCCCGCGATGGAGCGCTCACGGTTGGGGCCGAACTTCAGCTCCAGGACGAGGTTCTTGCCGACCTCGGCGTCCTCGACCTTCCAGCCCGTGATGAAGCCCTCCTGCTGGAGGATCTCCGCGATGTGCGACTTGATCTTCGAGTGCGGCATCGACACGCTGTCGTGGTATGCCGAGTTCGCGTTCCGCAGACGCGTAAGCATGTCTGCGATCGGATCAGTCATGGTCATGAATTGGCCTTCGGCCTCTCTCGCCGGGGTTTCCTGGTGCGCCATCCCTCTCCCCGATCCGAGACGGGACGGGTGCGGCGCGGTGGACCTACGGCGTAGTAAGTCGTAAGGGCGCGGCAGGCGCCCAACCCCACAAGCCTACGGCATGTGAGGTGGGCCTCCTGCCGACCCCAGTTGCTTACCGAGAGTCCTGGTTCAACCCAAGTGGGTTGTTACCAGGAGCTCTTGGTCACGCCCGGCAGCTCGCCACGGTGAGCCATCTCACGAAGGCACACACGGCACAGGCCGAACTTGCGGTACACGGAGTGCGGACGGCCGCAGCGCTGGCAGCGGGTGTAGCCACGCACACCGAACTTGGGCTTGCGAGCAGCCTTGGCAATCAGAGCCTTCTTCGCCATCTCGCTCACGCCTCCTTGAACGGGAAGCCGAGGTGACGAAGGAGCGCACGGCCCTCAGCGTCGTTGGTCGCCGTGGTGACCACGGTGATGTCCATGCCCCGGGTACGGTCGATCTTGTCCTGGTCGATCTCGTGGAACATGACCTGCTCCGTGAGACCGAAGGTGTAGTTGCCACGGCCGTCGAACTGCTTGGGAGACAGGCCACGGAAGTCGCGGATGCGCGGCAGCGCGAGCGACAGGGTGCGGTCCAGGAACTCCCACATGCGGTCGCCACGGAGCGTGACGTGAGCACCGATCGGCTGGCCCTCACGCAGCTTGAACTGCGCGATGGACTTGCGGGCCTTGGTGACCTGCGGCTTCTGGCCGGTGATCGTGGTGAGGTCGCGGATGGCGCCCTCGATCAGCTTCGAGTCACGGGCGGCGTCGCCGACACCCATGTTGACCACGATCTTGACGAGACCGGGAATCTGCATGACGTTCTCGTACTTGAACTCGTCACGCATCTTGCCCGCGATCTCCTCGCGGTACTTCTGCTTCAGACGCGGAGTGGTGGTGGTAGCCATCAGATGTCCTCACCCGTCCGCTTGGCAACGCGGATCTTGTTGCCTTCGTCGTCGAAGCGGTAACCGACACGCGTGACGACCTTCTGGCCGTCCTTCTCCACGACGAGCTGAACGTTGCTCACGTGGATCGGGGCCTCGGTGGTCACGATGCCGCCGGCCTGCGAACCGCGAGCGGTCGGGCCGGCCTTGGTGTGCTTCTTGACCCGGTTGACACCCTCGACCAGGACCCGGTCCTCGCGGGGGTAGGCCGCGATGACCTTGCCCTGCTTGCCCTTGTCCTTACCGGTGATGACCTGGACCAGGTCGCCCTTCTTGATCTTCATGCTTACAGCACCTCCGGCGCGAGCGAGATGATCTTCATGAACTTCTTCTCGCGCAGCTCACGGCCGACCGGGCCGAAGATACGGGTGCCACGAGGGTCGCCGTCGTTCTTCAGAATGACGGCGGCGTTCTCGTCGAAGCGGATGTACGAGCCGTCCGGACGGCGGCGCTCCTTGACGGTGCGAACGATGACCGCCTTGACGACGTCACCCTTCTTCACGTTGCCACCGGGGATCGCGTCCTTGACGGTGGCGACGATGACGTCACCGATGCCCGCGTAGCGGCGACCGGAGCCACCGAGCACACGGATGCAAAGGATCTCCTTCGCACCAGTGTTGTCGGCGACACGCAGTCGCGACTCCTGCTGGATCACGTCTATCTCCTGATTGTCTGCCGGTTCCCGGCGAGGTCCGTAAGTGACTTGCGGACCTCGCCGAGCCTGGCGGAACCGTCCTGCGGGTAGCTCCCGCAGGAAATTACTTGTACCTCTGGAGGCGGAAACCCGCGCCGGGGACTTCGCCGGTTCCGGGCCGGTGCCCGGGGGCGGAGCCCCCAGCGGGGGTCAGCGGGGGCGGTGCCCCCGCTTCTTACTTCGCCTTCTCGAGGATCTCGACGACGCGCCAGCGCTTCGTCGCGGACAGCGGCCGGGTCTCCATCAGGAGGACGCGGTCGCCGATACCCGCGGCGTTCTGCTCGTCGTGCGCCTTGAGCTTCTCGGTACGGCGGATGACCTTGCCGTACAGCGCGTGCTTGACACGGTCCTCGACGGCGACGACGACGGTCTTGTCCATCTTGTCGCTGACGACGAGACCCTCACGGGTCTTGCGGAAGCCGCGCGCCTCTGCGTTCTCAGTCACGTTCTTCTCGCTCATCAGGCGTTCTCCACCGTTTCGATGCCCAGCTCACGCTCGCGCATCAGGGTGTAGATCCGCGCGATGTCCTTGCGGACCGCCTTGAGACGGCCGTGGTTCTCGAGCTGCCCGGTCGCCGCCTGGAAACGGAGGTTGAACAGCTCTTCCTTGGCCTCGCGGAGCTTGCCCAGAAGCTCCTCGTTGCCCAGCTCGCGCAGCTCGGACGTCTTGGTACCGGCCGACATCACGCTTCACCTGCCTCGCGCTTGACGATCCGGCACTTCATCGGCAGCTTGTGGGCCGCACGGGTCAGCGCCTCACGGGCGATCTTCTCGTTCGGGTAGGACAGCTCGAACATCACCCGGCCGGGCTTGACGTTCGCGATCCACCACTCCGGCGAACCCTTACCGGAACCCATGCGGGTCTCGGCGGGCTTCTTGGTCAGCGGACGGTCCGGGTAGATGTTGATCCAGACCTTGCCGCCACGCTTGATGTGGCGGGTCATCGCGATACGAGCCGCCTCGATCTGGCGGTTCGTCACGTAGGCCGGGGTCAGCGCCTGGATGCCGTACTCGCCGAACGCAACCTGCGTTCCACCCTTGGACATACCGTTGCGCTTCGGGTGGTGCTGCTTGCGGTGCTTGACCCTACGGGGGATCAGCATTTCGGTCAGGCCTCCGTTCCGGTGCTCTCAGCCGGAGCGGCAGCGGCCGGAGCGTCGGCCTTGGGGGCCTCGGCGGCCGGAGCCGACTGCTGCTGCGGCTTGCGACCGCGCCGCTCGCCACCGCGGCCACCACGGGCCGGGCGGTCGGCGCCACCACGGGCCGGGCGGTTGCCCGCACGGGCGGCGGCGTTCTCGGCGCGGACCTCGGCGATGTTCTTGACGTCGCCCTTGTAGATCCAGACCTTCACACCGATGCGGCCGAAGGTCGTCTTGGCCTCGAAGAAGCCGTAGTCCACGTTCGCGCGGAGCGTGTGCAGGGGCACACGGCCCTCGCGGTAGAACTCCGAGCGGGACATCTCGGCGCCGCCGAGGCGGCCACCGCACTGGATCTTGATGCCCTTGGCGCCGGCCTTCATCGCCGACTGCATGCTCTTGCGCATGGCACGGCGGAAGGAGACGCGGGAGGAGAGCTGCTCGGCAACGGCC from Streptomyces sp. 6-11-2 encodes:
- the rplQ gene encoding 50S ribosomal protein L17 translates to MPKPAKGARLGGSAAHEKLLLANLAKALFEHGRITTTEAKARRLRPYAERLVTKAKKGDLHNRRQVLQVITDKSIVHTLFTEIGPRYENRPGGYTRITKIGNRRGDNAPMAVIELVEALTVQQNAVGEAEAATKRAVKEAEEAKAQETTEAPAEEAAAEESKDA
- the rpsM gene encoding 30S ribosomal protein S13 produces the protein MARVSGVDIPREKRVEVALTYVFGIGRTLSQQTLAATDVDPNTRVRDLSEEQLVAIREYVDNNIKTEGDLRREIQADIRRKVEIGCYQGLRHRRGLPVRGQRTSTNARTRKGPRRAIAGKKKPGKK
- the map gene encoding type I methionyl aminopeptidase — encoded protein: MVQIKSPEQIAKMRAAGLVVAAIHAATREAAVPGATTKDLDQVARKVLAEHNAKPNFLGYGGFPATICTSVNEVVVHGIPSDDVVLKDGDVISIDCGAIIDGWHGDAAFTAFVGSGHSPELVELSRVTEESMWAGIAAMKQGNRLVDISRAVETYIRRQPKPGGGRYGIIEDYGGHGIGTEMHMDPHLLNYVDRRRGKGPKLVPGFCLAIEPMVSLGTPKTHVLEDDWTVITTDGTWSSHWEHSVALTEQGPLVLTAPDGGKAKLAEYGITAAPDPLA
- a CDS encoding adenylate kinase, coding for MRIVLVGPPGAGKGTQATRLAGKLSIPHISTGDLFRANISRQTELGKLAKSYMDAGNLVPDEVTIAMAKDRMEQPDAEGGFLLDGFPRNVSQAEALDKLLQGEGMKLDAVLDLEVPEGEVVKRIAGRRTCCNDSAHVFHETYSPPKKEGVCDVCGGELYQRDDDSEETVRKRLEVYHTQTEPIIDYYRAQGLVVTISSLGPVDEITQRALEALKRD
- the rpsK gene encoding 30S ribosomal protein S11, translated to MPPKGRQGAAKKVRRKEKKNVAHGHAHIKSTFNNTIVSITDPSGNVISWASAGHVGFKGSRKSTPFAAQMAAESAARRAQEHGMRKVDVFVKGPGSGRETAIRSLQATGLEVGSIQDVTPTPHNGCRPPKRRRV
- the rpmJ gene encoding 50S ribosomal protein L36, translating into MKVKPSVKKICDKCRVIRRHGRVMVICDNPRHKQRQG
- the infA gene encoding translation initiation factor IF-1, which translates into the protein MAKKQGAIEIEGTVVESLPNAMFRVELQNGHQVLAHISGKMRMHYIRILPDDRVVVELSPYDLTRGRIVYRYK
- the truA gene encoding tRNA pseudouridine(38-40) synthase TruA, whose protein sequence is MSDEVQPGHVRVRLDLSYDGTAFHGWAKQAGGRRTVQGEIEDALRTVTRSVETYELTVAGRTDAGVHARGQVAHVDLPERVWREHHEKLLKRLAGRLPRDVRVWALRPAPSGFNARFSAVWRRYAYRVTDNPGGVDPLLRGHVLWHDWPLDVEAMNEAARRLLGEHDFAAYCKRREGATTIRTLQELSLERGGDGIITATVRADAFCHNMVRSLIGALLFVGDGHRAPDWPGKVLAAGVRDSAVHVVRPHGLTLEEVGYPADELLAARSREARNKRSLPAAGCC
- the secY gene encoding preprotein translocase subunit SecY; this translates as MLTGFARAFRTPDLRKKLLFTLGIIVVYRVGTHIPIPGVNYKAVQQCVSEASGNQGLFGLVNMFSGGALLQITIFALGIMPYITASIILQLLTVVIPRLEALKKEGQSGTAKITQYTRYLTVALAILQGTGLVATARSGALFSGCSAAGNIVPNQAIFNTIVMVIVMTAGTATVMWLGELITDRGIGNGMSILMFISIAATFPSALWAIKKQGKLAEGWIEFGTVILVGLVMVGLVVFVEQAQRRIPVQYAKRMIGRRSYGGTSTYIPLKVNQAGVIPVIFASSLLYIPALIAQFSGGNSGWKTWVQQNLTKGDHPIYITMYFLLIVFFAFFYVAISFNPEEVADNMKKYGGFIPGIRAGRPTAEYLSYVLNRITWPGSLYLGLIALVPTMALVGFGANQNFPFGGTSILIIVGVGLETVKQIESQLQQRNYEGFLR
- a CDS encoding DNA-directed RNA polymerase subunit alpha encodes the protein MLIAQRPSLTEEVVDEFRSRFVIEPLEPGFGYTLGNSLRRTLLSSIPGAAVTSIRVDGVLHEFTTVPGVKEDVTDLILNIKQLVVSSEHDEPVVMYLRKQGPGLVTAADIAPPAGVEVHNPDLVLATLNGKGKLEMELTVERGRGYVSAVQNKQVGQEIGRIPVDSIYSPVLKVTYKVEATRVEQRTDFDKLIVDVETKQAMRPRDALASAGKTLVELFGLARELNIDAEGIDMGPSPTDAALAADMALPIEELELTVRSYNCLKREGVHSVGELLARSEADLLDIRNFGAKSIDEVKAKLAGMGLALKDSPPGFDPTAAADAFGADDDADAGFVETEQY